A section of the Flavobacterium sp. CG_23.5 genome encodes:
- a CDS encoding M28 family peptidase: MRKLSFVMLIFFNGITLFAQTKEEQTIKEIYKSSLTNSKCYSWLDYLSNKIGSRLSGSDNAQKAVLYTKAQLEKLGLDKVYLQEVMVPKWVRGEKETAYIQDKKNKISVPICALGSSVATAKSGLTAEVIEVHSLAELATLGTDKIKGKIVFYNRPMNNGEIEAFDAYSGAVDQRYGGAEEASKFGAVGTIVRSMNLRLDDFPHTGNQSYGDIPKSQYIPTAAISTNGAELLSKTLKNNPKLKFYFKQSCQQMDDVLSYNVVGEIKGSEHPENIMVVGGHLDSWDLADGSHHDGAGVVQSMEVINIFKNLGYKPKNTIRVVLFMNEENGGRGGKKYEELAKANKENHIFALESDSGGFSPRGFSFEADDANFNKIASWKNLFEPYLIHLFVKGHSGSDIGPLTSRSIVKAGLNPDSQRYFDYHHALNDKFDAINKRELELGAATMASLMYLIDQNGIIK; encoded by the coding sequence ATGAGAAAACTATCTTTTGTAATGCTTATTTTTTTTAATGGAATTACCCTTTTTGCACAAACCAAAGAGGAGCAAACTATCAAAGAAATTTACAAATCTTCATTAACCAATTCAAAATGTTATTCTTGGTTGGATTATTTATCCAATAAAATCGGTTCTCGTTTATCAGGTTCTGATAATGCTCAAAAAGCAGTTTTATATACTAAAGCACAACTTGAAAAACTTGGTTTAGATAAAGTCTATCTTCAAGAAGTAATGGTACCAAAATGGGTTCGAGGTGAAAAAGAAACAGCCTATATTCAAGATAAAAAGAACAAAATAAGTGTGCCAATTTGTGCTTTAGGAAGTTCTGTTGCAACCGCAAAGAGCGGACTAACTGCAGAAGTTATTGAAGTACATAGCTTAGCAGAATTAGCTACATTAGGAACAGATAAAATAAAAGGAAAAATTGTTTTTTATAATCGTCCAATGAATAATGGCGAGATAGAAGCTTTTGATGCATATTCTGGAGCGGTAGATCAAAGATACGGTGGTGCAGAAGAAGCATCAAAATTTGGTGCCGTGGGTACAATAGTGCGTTCAATGAATTTGCGATTGGATGACTTTCCTCATACTGGAAATCAAAGTTATGGTGATATACCAAAATCACAATACATTCCTACAGCAGCTATAAGTACTAACGGTGCCGAATTATTATCTAAAACTTTGAAAAACAATCCAAAATTAAAATTCTATTTCAAGCAATCGTGCCAGCAAATGGACGACGTTTTGTCTTATAACGTAGTTGGTGAAATAAAAGGAAGTGAACATCCAGAAAATATTATGGTGGTTGGCGGACATCTTGATTCTTGGGATTTAGCAGATGGTTCTCATCATGATGGCGCTGGAGTAGTACAAAGTATGGAAGTCATTAATATTTTCAAGAATTTGGGTTATAAACCAAAAAATACTATTCGTGTCGTACTTTTTATGAATGAAGAAAATGGAGGCAGAGGAGGAAAAAAATACGAGGAATTGGCAAAAGCCAATAAAGAAAACCACATTTTTGCTTTAGAAAGTGATTCAGGAGGTTTTAGTCCAAGAGGTTTTTCTTTTGAAGCTGATGATGCTAATTTTAATAAAATAGCAAGTTGGAAAAATCTTTTCGAGCCTTATTTAATACACCTTTTTGTAAAAGGACATAGTGGTTCGGATATTGGGCCATTGACTTCTAGATCGATTGTAAAAGCAGGTTTAAATCCTGATTCACAACGTTATTTTGATTATCACCATGCTTTAAATGATAAATTTGATGCAATAAATAAACGAGAATTAGAGTTAGGAGCAGCAACAATGGCTTCACTGATGTATTTGATCGATCAAAACGGAATCATTAAATAA
- the kdsA gene encoding 3-deoxy-8-phosphooctulonate synthase: MNIQHIPQIKHTESGNFFLLAGPCAIEGEEMAMRIAEKLIGITDKLQIPFVFKGSFKKANRSRIDSFSGIGDEKALKILRKVSESFSVPTVTDIHTNEDAEMAAQYVDILQIPAFLVRQTDLVVAAANTGKVVNLKKGQFMSPESMKHAVQKVLDCNNQNVMVTDRGTMFGYQDMIVDFRGIPTMQQYATTVLDVTHSLQQPNQTAGVTGGRPDMIETIAKAGIAVGVDGIFIETHFDPANAKSDGANMLHLDYFEGLMTKLVAIRKTVNQF, from the coding sequence ATGAACATACAACATATTCCACAAATCAAACATACTGAAAGTGGTAACTTTTTTTTACTGGCTGGACCTTGCGCTATTGAAGGTGAAGAAATGGCAATGCGTATCGCTGAAAAATTAATTGGTATCACTGACAAACTGCAAATTCCTTTCGTTTTTAAAGGTTCATTCAAGAAAGCTAATCGTTCTAGAATTGACAGTTTTTCTGGAATTGGAGACGAAAAAGCATTGAAAATACTGAGAAAAGTATCAGAATCTTTTAGTGTTCCAACCGTAACAGATATTCATACCAATGAAGATGCAGAAATGGCTGCGCAATATGTTGATATTCTTCAAATCCCTGCTTTTCTTGTTCGCCAAACTGATTTAGTTGTGGCAGCTGCCAATACTGGAAAAGTGGTAAACTTGAAAAAAGGGCAATTCATGAGTCCTGAAAGCATGAAACATGCCGTGCAAAAAGTTTTGGATTGTAACAATCAAAACGTAATGGTTACAGATCGTGGAACTATGTTTGGTTACCAAGATATGATTGTTGACTTTAGAGGAATTCCTACAATGCAACAATATGCTACTACGGTTCTTGATGTAACACATTCGTTACAACAACCCAACCAAACGGCTGGAGTAACAGGCGGAAGACCTGATATGATTGAAACAATTGCCAAAGCCGGAATTGCTGTAGGCGTGGATGGGATTTTTATAGAGACACATTTTGATCCCGCTAATGCAAAAAGTGACGGGGCAAATATGCTGCATTTAGACTATTTTGAAGGATTAATGACCAAGTTAGTTGCAATCAGAAAAACCGTAAATCAATTTTAA
- the bglX gene encoding beta-glucosidase BglX encodes MKTKLIILLLGFSLFGFSQKKTTKKTVKIKPKTEFVAELMSKMTLEEKIGQLNLPTSGDITTGSASSSNVAKNIEDGKVGGLFNIKSVQKIKEVQKIAVEKSRLKIPLLFGMDVIHGYETTFPIPLGLSCTWDMKLIERSAQIAAQEASADGINWTFSPMVDISRDPRWGRVSEGSGEDPFLGSQIAKAMVHGYQGDDLSKNNTILSCVKHFALYGAPDAGRDYNTVDMSRIKMYNDYFPPYKAAVDAGVGSVMASFNEVEGIPATGNKWLMTDVLRKQWGFKGFVVTDFTGINEMVEHGMGDLQTVSALALNAGIEMDMVGEGFLTTLKKSLDENKVSMEQIDNAVRLILNAKYDLGLFEDPYKYCDEKRAKTEVFTTSNRVEARKIATQSLVLLKNNNQLLPLKKSGTVAVIGPLADAKENMAGTWSVATNMQTSISLISGIKEVAGNSTKVLYAKGSNLDYDPAFEEKATMFGKTLHRDNRTKEELLAEALKIANQSDIIVAALGESAEMSGESSSRTNLSIPQAQKDLLQELLKTGKPVVLVLFTGRPLVLVQENETVPAILNTWFAGSEAGSAIADVLFGNENPSGKLTATFPRNVGQVPIYYNQKNTGRPLGNKEGKFEKFRSNYIDERNEPLFPFGFGLSYSTFDYSNLKISSDKMNFNEKVNVIVDVKNTGNYDGKEVVQLYIRDMVGSVTRPIKELKGFQKIMLKKGEKQTVTFEISVEELKFYNSDLQFIAEPGVFQVFVGTNSSTENKVSFELIK; translated from the coding sequence ATGAAAACGAAACTAATTATACTGCTCTTGGGATTTTCCCTTTTTGGCTTCAGCCAAAAAAAGACTACCAAGAAAACGGTTAAAATTAAACCCAAAACCGAATTTGTAGCAGAATTAATGTCGAAAATGACTCTGGAGGAGAAAATTGGGCAGCTAAATTTGCCTACTTCGGGAGACATCACAACAGGATCAGCCAGTAGCTCTAATGTCGCTAAAAATATTGAAGATGGTAAAGTAGGTGGTTTATTCAATATCAAATCAGTTCAAAAAATTAAAGAAGTACAAAAGATTGCAGTCGAAAAAAGCCGACTGAAAATACCATTACTTTTTGGAATGGATGTGATTCATGGTTATGAAACCACTTTTCCTATTCCGCTTGGATTGTCTTGTACTTGGGATATGAAACTGATTGAAAGAAGTGCACAAATTGCTGCTCAAGAAGCCAGCGCTGATGGGATAAACTGGACTTTTTCTCCTATGGTTGATATTTCTCGCGATCCGCGTTGGGGCAGAGTTTCTGAAGGTTCAGGTGAAGATCCGTTTTTGGGAAGCCAAATTGCAAAAGCGATGGTACATGGATATCAAGGAGATGATTTATCAAAAAATAATACGATTTTATCGTGTGTGAAACATTTTGCTTTGTATGGTGCGCCTGATGCAGGACGTGATTACAACACGGTTGATATGAGCAGAATAAAAATGTACAACGATTATTTCCCTCCATACAAGGCCGCTGTTGATGCAGGTGTCGGATCAGTTATGGCATCTTTCAACGAAGTAGAAGGAATTCCTGCAACCGGAAATAAATGGTTAATGACCGATGTGTTGAGAAAACAATGGGGTTTTAAAGGTTTTGTAGTTACTGATTTTACTGGTATTAACGAAATGGTTGAACACGGGATGGGCGATTTGCAAACCGTATCTGCTTTGGCATTAAATGCTGGAATTGAAATGGATATGGTGGGTGAAGGTTTCCTTACAACTTTAAAGAAATCATTAGACGAAAATAAAGTAAGTATGGAACAAATTGACAATGCAGTTCGACTTATTTTGAATGCAAAATATGATTTAGGATTATTTGAGGATCCTTATAAATATTGTGATGAGAAAAGAGCAAAAACGGAAGTTTTTACAACCTCAAATAGAGTTGAAGCTAGAAAAATTGCGACTCAATCTTTAGTTTTACTAAAAAACAACAACCAATTGCTTCCGTTAAAAAAATCTGGAACCGTTGCCGTGATTGGACCATTGGCTGATGCCAAAGAAAATATGGCGGGTACTTGGAGTGTTGCTACTAACATGCAAACATCGATTTCATTAATATCCGGAATCAAAGAAGTGGCAGGGAATAGTACAAAAGTGCTTTATGCTAAAGGAAGTAATCTGGATTATGACCCCGCATTTGAAGAAAAAGCAACCATGTTTGGTAAGACTCTACACCGAGATAATAGAACAAAAGAAGAATTATTGGCGGAAGCATTGAAAATTGCCAATCAATCGGATATAATTGTTGCAGCTCTTGGTGAGTCAGCAGAAATGAGCGGAGAAAGCAGTAGTAGAACTAACTTATCCATTCCACAGGCTCAGAAAGATTTATTGCAGGAATTACTTAAAACAGGAAAACCGGTTGTACTCGTTTTATTTACAGGACGTCCTTTGGTTTTGGTTCAGGAAAATGAAACTGTACCAGCTATTTTGAACACTTGGTTTGCAGGAAGCGAAGCGGGAAGTGCCATTGCTGATGTTTTGTTTGGAAATGAAAACCCTTCTGGAAAATTAACCGCTACTTTCCCAAGAAATGTAGGGCAGGTACCTATTTATTACAATCAAAAAAATACCGGAAGACCCTTAGGTAATAAAGAAGGAAAGTTCGAAAAATTCAGGTCTAATTATATAGACGAAAGAAATGAGCCATTATTTCCTTTTGGTTTTGGATTGAGTTACTCCACATTTGACTATTCAAATCTTAAAATTTCATCGGACAAAATGAACTTCAACGAAAAAGTAAACGTTATCGTTGATGTTAAAAATACCGGAAATTATGATGGTAAAGAAGTCGTTCAATTGTATATACGTGATATGGTAGGTTCAGTTACAAGACCGATAAAAGAGTTGAAGGGTTTTCAAAAAATAATGCTTAAAAAAGGAGAAAAACAAACGGTAACCTTTGAAATTTCTGTCGAAGAGTTGAAGTTTTATAATTCTGATTTGCAATTTATTGCTGAACCGGGTGTGTTCCAAGTTTTCGTAGGAACAAACTCCAGCACAGAGAATAAAGTTAGTTTTGAGTTGATTAAATAA
- a CDS encoding lysoplasmalogenase, producing MRSTLSFKAYIGISFVYLLLIILEREDISWFLKPFLIPFLFLAVYTCGDFPSKKFLLIALTFSWIGDVVLMFADKGELYFIVGLASFLISHIAYIILFSKQLRINSTRNKAVFWVGITVIIVYLMAMLSVLLPSLGDLKIPVFVYAIVLSTMLLFAFKGYLKWSKPAGMYILLGAVIFVSSDSIMAFDKFYEPLKFSSFLIMSTYIAAQYLIVVGILKLNKKK from the coding sequence ATGAGAAGTACGTTATCATTCAAAGCCTATATAGGAATTAGTTTCGTTTATCTTTTATTAATTATTTTAGAAAGAGAGGACATTTCTTGGTTCTTAAAACCTTTTTTGATTCCTTTTCTTTTTTTAGCCGTTTACACTTGTGGAGATTTTCCATCAAAAAAATTCCTATTAATAGCCTTGACTTTTTCTTGGATTGGTGATGTAGTTTTAATGTTTGCGGACAAAGGAGAGCTATACTTTATAGTTGGATTGGCTTCCTTTTTAATCTCCCATATTGCTTACATCATTTTGTTCAGCAAACAATTAAGAATAAATTCAACAAGAAACAAAGCTGTTTTTTGGGTGGGCATTACAGTTATAATAGTCTATTTAATGGCTATGTTATCCGTTTTATTACCAAGTTTGGGTGATCTAAAAATTCCTGTCTTTGTCTATGCTATAGTGCTGTCAACTATGCTTTTATTTGCATTTAAAGGCTATTTGAAATGGAGCAAACCTGCTGGAATGTATATTTTACTAGGTGCAGTTATTTTTGTAAGTTCTGATAGTATCATGGCTTTTGATAAGTTTTATGAACCCCTTAAATTTAGTTCTTTCCTGATTATGTCCACGTATATAGCGGCACAGTATTTAATCGTTGTTGGTATTTTAAAATTAAACAAAAAAAAATAG
- a CDS encoding PAS domain-containing sensor histidine kinase — MTKNSNLNPDLEGIYHFDNFFKISADFICIAGFDGYFKRINPAVSKLLGYSDEELYSKPITDFVYAPDLKATIETREQVYKNKPLLNFENRYLTKAGEIVWLSWTSMPVENERLVYAIAKNITDKKRIEEERNLLLSNITKINKDLKLLTHKTSHDLKSPINNLLSIFGLIDVSKINDPETLEFVEILKITTENLKETLNDSIKTLSQNENLTTSIEELNLNESLHDVLVSITSLIKDSKAVINVDFSALENINFNKAYLKSIFLNLLTNSIKYAKPDSVPTISVYSKKVNGINQLIFCDEGLGFDLDKVKDKIFGLHQKFHNNSHSDSNGIGLYLVYNHITSLGGRIVVESKINEGAKFTISFKY; from the coding sequence ATGACTAAAAACAGCAATTTAAATCCTGATTTAGAGGGAATATATCACTTTGATAATTTCTTTAAGATATCAGCCGATTTTATTTGTATTGCAGGATTTGATGGATATTTTAAAAGAATTAATCCTGCAGTTTCAAAATTATTAGGGTATAGTGATGAGGAACTATATTCTAAACCTATAACTGATTTTGTTTATGCACCAGATCTTAAAGCCACGATTGAAACTCGAGAACAAGTATATAAAAATAAACCACTATTAAATTTTGAAAATCGGTATTTAACGAAAGCTGGGGAAATTGTTTGGTTATCTTGGACATCCATGCCTGTAGAAAACGAGCGGTTAGTTTATGCGATAGCAAAAAATATTACGGATAAAAAAAGAATTGAAGAGGAACGAAATTTACTTCTTTCCAATATTACAAAAATCAATAAGGATCTCAAGCTTTTAACACATAAAACGTCACATGATTTAAAGTCTCCTATTAACAATTTACTTTCCATTTTCGGACTTATTGATGTTTCTAAAATTAATGATCCGGAAACGCTTGAATTTGTAGAAATACTTAAAATTACCACGGAAAATTTAAAAGAAACTTTAAATGACTCTATAAAAACACTGTCTCAAAATGAAAATTTGACTACTTCAATCGAAGAATTAAATTTAAACGAGTCCTTACACGATGTTCTTGTATCGATAACTTCTTTAATAAAAGATTCCAAAGCGGTCATTAATGTTGATTTCTCAGCGCTTGAAAACATAAATTTTAATAAAGCCTATCTAAAAAGTATTTTTCTGAATTTATTGACGAATTCAATAAAATATGCCAAACCAGATTCGGTCCCCACTATTTCCGTTTATTCTAAGAAAGTTAATGGAATAAATCAATTAATATTTTGTGATGAGGGTCTTGGTTTTGATTTGGATAAAGTAAAAGATAAAATTTTTGGATTACATCAAAAATTCCATAATAACAGTCATAGTGACAGTAATGGTATAGGACTATATTTAGTTTATAATCATATTACCAGTCTTGGTGGCCGTATCGTTGTAGAAAGTAAAATTAATGAAGGAGCTAAATTTACTATTTCTTTTAAATATTAA
- a CDS encoding glycoside hydrolase family 97 protein produces MKQLVTLLAVFTMSILNAQSIESPSGKIAINFKLAGNGQPTYSVNYKDKAVVLQSALGIKLKEKPALDAGFESVGSKTATFNESWKPVLGEQATIVNHYNELIISLIQKETHVKMNIIFRAFDEGVAFRYDFPKQADLNYFIISDEVTQFNLTENNKVFWIPGDFDSNEYEYNETKLSEIDNSKINMNNGIGVKSIPGKYVVQSPLMMKSPSGLYLNIFEAAVVNYPVMHLNVDVKNYKLNAQLVPNAIGDKAYLQTPCVSPWRTIMISNDARDIVGSKMILNLNEPSKLDDTSWVKPMKYIGIWWEMHVGKSTWDYAGSQNATNFADAPKASGKHGATTENTKRYIDFAAKNGFDGVLVEGWNVGWEDWNGNWKEEVFDFVTPYPDFDIAAISAYAKSKNVKMIMHHETSGSVANYERHLDRAFENMVKYDYPAVKSGYVGKIIPRGEFHDGQTMVNHFNFVARRAADYKLMINSHESSRPTGYGRTYPNYIAAEAARGNEFNAWSVGNPPMHETILPFTRLLGGPMDYTPGIFEIKMSYYDKNKTEQVHTTLAKQLALYVTMYSPLQMAADLLENYEKYPDAFQFIKDVAVDWDESKYLQAEPGDYLTIARKAKGKESWFLGAITDENARKSEIKLDFLTKGKKYKAIIYEDAKNADWKNNPIAYKIKTIEVTNKSKINLNLAPGGGTAISFEPIK; encoded by the coding sequence ATGAAACAATTAGTAACACTTTTAGCCGTCTTTACCATGAGTATATTGAATGCACAAAGCATTGAATCGCCTTCCGGTAAAATTGCGATTAATTTCAAATTAGCTGGAAATGGACAACCAACATATTCAGTAAATTACAAAGATAAAGCGGTCGTTCTGCAAAGCGCTTTGGGAATAAAACTAAAGGAAAAACCGGCTTTGGATGCTGGTTTTGAAAGTGTTGGTTCAAAAACAGCCACTTTCAATGAATCTTGGAAACCAGTTTTAGGAGAACAAGCCACTATTGTTAATCATTACAATGAGCTTATAATTTCTCTTATTCAAAAAGAAACCCATGTAAAAATGAATATCATTTTCAGGGCTTTTGACGAAGGAGTGGCTTTCAGATATGATTTTCCAAAACAAGCTGATTTGAATTATTTCATTATTTCTGATGAGGTTACTCAATTTAATCTGACAGAAAATAACAAAGTATTTTGGATTCCGGGGGATTTTGACAGCAATGAATATGAATATAATGAAACGAAACTTTCAGAAATTGATAACTCTAAAATAAACATGAATAATGGTATTGGAGTAAAATCCATTCCAGGAAAATATGTGGTGCAATCCCCTTTGATGATGAAATCGCCATCAGGGTTGTATCTTAATATTTTTGAAGCAGCAGTTGTCAATTATCCGGTAATGCATTTGAATGTTGATGTAAAAAATTACAAATTAAATGCACAATTAGTACCCAATGCCATTGGTGACAAAGCATATTTACAAACGCCTTGTGTTTCTCCTTGGAGAACTATCATGATAAGTAATGATGCTAGAGATATTGTAGGGTCTAAAATGATTTTAAACTTAAATGAACCATCAAAATTAGATGACACTTCTTGGGTAAAACCAATGAAATATATTGGAATTTGGTGGGAAATGCATGTTGGGAAATCAACATGGGATTATGCCGGTTCCCAAAATGCAACTAATTTTGCAGATGCACCAAAAGCGTCAGGAAAGCACGGCGCAACTACGGAGAACACCAAAAGATATATCGATTTTGCAGCCAAAAATGGTTTTGATGGAGTATTGGTAGAAGGTTGGAATGTAGGTTGGGAAGATTGGAATGGAAACTGGAAAGAAGAAGTTTTTGATTTTGTAACGCCTTACCCAGATTTTGATATTGCTGCTATTTCGGCTTACGCCAAATCAAAAAACGTTAAAATGATTATGCATCATGAGACATCAGGTTCTGTCGCTAATTACGAGCGCCATTTGGACCGTGCTTTCGAGAATATGGTGAAATACGATTATCCTGCAGTAAAATCAGGCTATGTGGGTAAAATTATTCCGCGTGGTGAATTTCATGACGGTCAAACTATGGTGAATCATTTCAATTTTGTTGCCAGACGCGCAGCAGATTATAAGTTGATGATTAATTCCCATGAATCTTCAAGACCAACAGGTTACGGAAGAACGTATCCAAATTATATTGCTGCCGAAGCGGCTCGTGGTAATGAGTTTAATGCTTGGAGTGTTGGAAATCCACCAATGCATGAAACGATATTGCCTTTTACAAGACTTTTAGGAGGACCTATGGATTATACTCCCGGAATTTTTGAAATAAAAATGAGTTATTATGACAAAAATAAAACCGAGCAAGTTCATACTACTTTAGCAAAACAATTGGCATTGTACGTGACAATGTATTCTCCGTTGCAAATGGCGGCTGATTTACTTGAAAATTATGAAAAATATCCGGATGCTTTTCAGTTTATAAAAGACGTAGCAGTAGATTGGGACGAAAGTAAATATCTTCAAGCGGAACCGGGAGATTATTTAACGATTGCTAGAAAAGCAAAAGGAAAAGAATCTTGGTTTCTAGGTGCAATCACGGATGAAAATGCCAGAAAATCGGAAATAAAGTTAGACTTTCTTACCAAAGGTAAAAAGTATAAAGCGATCATCTATGAAGATGCCAAAAATGCCGATTGGAAAAATAACCCTATCGCTTATAAAATTAAAACAATAGAAGTGACCAATAAATCAAAAATCAATTTGAATTTGGCACCAGGAGGAGGAACAGCGATTAGTTTCGAACCAATTAAATAG
- a CDS encoding 2-dehydro-3-deoxyphosphooctonate aldolase: protein MKKTALYIAILIVTASCMSTKSTLKNIDDNAPALMLSKDNTFVITEFSKDKKYGYDQDYPINIFYRNTKEDSINQQRFLNALAGPKGEKITYTKLESCCPFPSKRTELGAGFLDVYELKWDGQKKPVKLYLNIYEKGILMVPVGLSLKKN from the coding sequence ATGAAAAAAACTGCACTTTATATCGCAATACTGATTGTTACCGCTTCTTGCATGAGTACAAAATCTACGTTGAAAAACATTGATGACAACGCTCCTGCTCTTATGTTATCCAAAGACAATACATTTGTAATCACAGAATTCAGCAAAGACAAAAAATACGGCTACGATCAAGATTATCCCATCAATATTTTTTATAGAAATACCAAGGAAGACTCCATTAATCAACAACGATTTTTGAATGCTTTAGCAGGACCAAAAGGCGAAAAAATCACGTATACAAAATTAGAAAGCTGTTGTCCTTTCCCCTCGAAAAGAACTGAATTAGGTGCTGGATTTCTAGACGTTTATGAACTAAAATGGGATGGACAAAAAAAACCTGTAAAACTCTATTTGAATATTTACGAAAAAGGAATTTTAATGGTTCCTGTAGGTCTTAGTTTAAAGAAAAATTAA
- a CDS encoding DUF6691 family protein: MNILKYLLVGFVFGIVLTKSEAVSWYRIYEMFQFQSFHMYGIISVAIATGVIGIQIIKRNNIKDIKGQPIEILDKEKGSFRYWIGGIFFGLGWALVGSCPGPIFILLGAGFWSVLLVLFGALLGTFIYGVMKDKLPH; encoded by the coding sequence ATGAACATATTAAAATATTTACTTGTTGGTTTTGTTTTCGGAATTGTACTTACAAAATCAGAAGCAGTTTCTTGGTATCGCATTTATGAGATGTTTCAATTTCAATCGTTTCACATGTACGGAATTATTTCTGTAGCAATTGCAACGGGTGTGATTGGCATTCAAATTATAAAAAGAAACAATATTAAAGACATAAAAGGACAACCAATAGAAATTCTTGATAAAGAAAAAGGCTCTTTCCGTTATTGGATAGGAGGAATATTTTTTGGACTAGGATGGGCGCTTGTAGGTTCTTGTCCAGGACCTATCTTCATCCTGCTTGGCGCTGGTTTCTGGAGTGTTCTATTAGTGCTTTTTGGCGCTTTGTTGGGTACTTTTATTTATGGAGTAATGAAAGATAAATTGCCTCATTAA
- a CDS encoding YeeE/YedE family protein, giving the protein MNIIFQTWPWYVSGFLIGMIMLSLIYFGKVFGMSSNLRSLCSIAGVGKYVSFFNFDWKSQRWNLLVVVGAMLGGFVAVHFMSDPSNVDINPKTIAQLAQLGIDAPNGKLMPEALFGTQIWQSPKSILILLIGGILIGFGTRYAGGCTSGHAISGLSNLQLPSLKAVIGFFIGGLIMAHFLLQLIF; this is encoded by the coding sequence ATGAATATTATTTTTCAAACTTGGCCTTGGTATGTTTCAGGGTTTTTGATAGGAATGATTATGCTTTCTCTTATCTATTTCGGGAAAGTTTTTGGGATGTCATCTAATTTGCGTTCGTTATGCTCTATAGCAGGAGTAGGGAAATATGTCTCTTTCTTTAATTTCGATTGGAAATCACAACGATGGAATTTACTGGTTGTGGTAGGGGCCATGTTGGGTGGTTTTGTAGCTGTACATTTTATGAGTGATCCCTCGAATGTCGACATAAACCCAAAAACTATCGCTCAGTTAGCACAATTAGGAATTGACGCACCAAATGGAAAACTTATGCCGGAAGCACTATTTGGAACACAAATTTGGCAATCTCCAAAAAGTATTCTTATCCTATTAATTGGAGGAATTCTAATCGGATTTGGAACTCGTTATGCCGGCGGTTGTACTTCAGGTCATGCCATATCAGGCTTGAGTAATTTGCAGCTTCCTTCTTTGAAAGCTGTTATCGGATTTTTTATTGGAGGTTTAATCATGGCACATTTTTTATTACAATTAATTTTTTAG